In the Aquimarina spinulae genome, GGTTCGCCTGCAGCTCCAGATTCATCTATATCCAAAATACCATCATCATCATCATCAGGATCTCTGGCATCAGAAAGGCCATCTCCATCAGAATCTCTATCTCCAGATATTGTACTTATAAAAACTCCAGAATCTAATGTAGGATCACCTGTATCAGCAATTGCCATTTTAAATCTATATGTATTGCCCGGTAGTAACCCAGACAGTACTCCTGTTAATTGTTGTGTTATACCATTATATTCTGTAAATATTGTAAAAGGTCCAGGATTAGTATTACAGGCAGCAGCCGATGTGTCATGCCCATTATTAATATAAAAAGCAGAGTTTGTCAAATCTTCTGTAGTGGCATCGTCATTACATCCTACGAATCCTGCATTTATCGTATTTACCGCAACAGGACTTGTAGTTCCCGGCACTAAAGCTATATTCTGAGTACCAGTTATTCCGGGACCAGAAACAAAAAATCCAAAAATATCATTGAATACACTTCCCACATAATCTGGATATTCATCAGATCCAAATTGATACACTACTTTTAAATCTGTAAATCCAGGTTCTAAAACTACATCAAATGAAAAGACAACCACGTCATGTACCGCAGTTGCATCTATTGCAGTAATATCCGGATCGCTATAAACACCACCAGGAGCAAGTGGTAGCGCATCAATACTAGCTTGCACTCCAGAATTACTAGGCCATGCCGCATTACCATTACTCCCGAATGCCTGAGTAGCACTACCTGTAGACATTAAGACTCCTCCATCTAAAGAAAGGTTAGCTCCTGCTGTACCATTAGAAAATGTTGCTAATTGTGAAGATCTATCTCCATTTTCAAGAGTAGCATTAGATAATCCTACTCCATCACCGTCTAATACACTTAACATAGCCGCATCGGTAGGGTTACCTGCAAAGGTTGCCTGAGAATAGGAAAAATTACTTATAATCAAAAAAAGACCTAATACTAGTACGGTTCTTTTTTGATTCATCTGTTTGGTCTGAAAAAAAGTAAAAATTTTCATAGGCTATTTATGATAAATTGGTTGTGTTATTGTTTTGGAACGATTCAAAGTAATTGGTATAGTTATTTTTAGAAATATCGAACATATTTATATCTATCAATATCATATAATTTTGACGAAATAAAGATGCAGTTACCAAGGGTAATATGTAGCATATGGATAAAAAGGAATTTGTTCCTTTTTTATACTCTAATAACCGGGTAAAACTCATCATACTTTTCTGTTTGGGGTATTTGATAATGAAATAAAAAACTATAAAAATTCAACTATTATATCTAGCGAAAGTTAACATATATTTTTGTTAAAACAATAAAAAATAACGTCAAAAAGATTTATTTTACCGATGAAACGCTATTTTCTTTCGATAAATGGTCACCCCCTCTACTAACAAAATATTTTGATTTTTTTGATATTTTCATATAAACACCTCTCTTTATGGAAGTTAGATTTCAACAAAAGCCTATGAGCATATTTATTGCTAAAACTGGTAGTAATTTCCTCAATTTTTCTCTGTGTGTTATGATAGTTTTTATGCTCTATAAGTACCGAAGAAATTTCTAAAAAAGAATATGCTATAAACGAATATGTTCCCAGTAAAATGGTAATTATTCCTGTTAAAAATAATGCTCTGTAATTTGGTGAGTTATCAACTTGCTTTTGAATGTAGTTCGTATAGATATTCTGAATAAAAGAAGATATATCTTTTGATATAAAAAAAAGGAACCTCATAATGGTGGTTTAGTTTAAAATTATCGTTATTCAAATCCTTACAATTACTGGCTCGCCAAAAGTTTTATAATTGCTGGATTGTTTTTTATATGTATTTACTTTTGTTTATTCGTTATCTATTTTGATATTTTTTAGTGTGAAACGCTATTTACTTACTCATTAAAAATTTATGTGTATTTAATTTGGAAAGAAAAACAATAGAATGTGATTATACAATTTTAACAATAGTGTCATTAAGCGTTAAAAAAGAAAATGCATCAATAAGATTATACAAGGAAATATATTTATCAAATGTAATTTTTTTATATACGCAACAATAATTTAAAAAATGATGACTTATACCATGTTTTTCTCAACATCATAAATTTATATATAAATCCTTAATTATAAATACATTAAAAACTCAAAATAAATATGGTTTTACCATATCTACAATCATATAATTGGTGATTGCGTAAGAAAAAGATTAGGTATGTAAGAAACTATAGTAGATGTCATTTCATTTACTCTTTGTATCTACTGAAACAAAATATTTCTATACAGTAAATTATAATGGTAAATAGATAGTACGATGCAATTTGATATGCAATGTAATTTTGGTTAAAAGAAGCGAGGTGTTAGCATTCTATTGTATTTTTTGAAAAGTTCGAATCTGAGAAAGACCTCATAACTGCCATCATTAAATTGACTCTGACCTAACTCGGTGGTTTCTCGATCATAAGCAAAACCAATCATTAATGCATCTGAGATCTGAAACCCTATAGTACCACTTAATGCAGCACTCCATCGATAAGCGGCTCCCAGTGTTAAACGATCATACAATAAAAAATTAGCCGAAATATCTACCTGTAATGGAGCGCCAAACACTAATTTACTCAAAACTGCTGGCTTAAACTTAACATCATCACTCAAATCAAAAACATGACCTGCTATTAAATAATAATTAATACGCTCCTCTGCCAAAAAACTAACAGCATCACTACTACTTGTCGTAGTACTCTCATCAAAATGATCTGTCTCTAATAAATTAGGAGCACTTAAACCTACATAAAACTTATTGGTATGATAATAAACTCCAACTCCAACATTAGGACTAAACTTATTGTCTATATTACTCTCAAACAATGCATCATTAGTATTGAATTGTGATAGTTTTTGAAAATCAACATTCAGTAAATGACCACCGGCTTTTATACCTAAACTTAACTTTCCAGTCTCTGAAGTAGGAATCGTATACGAAAAATCAATATCGAAATACGTCTCATCGGTAGGACCAATCTGATCATTAACTATAGATAGACCCAAACCAACACGCTCATTCCCCCCAATAGGAGTGTTAAAGGTAAGTGTCTGGGTTCGGGGTGCTCCATCTAAACCAACCCATTGACTACGATGAAGACCCATAATACTTAGTACTCCTCGACTACCTGCATAGGCAGGGTTTACACTTATAGTGTTATACATATACTGAGTGTACTGAGCATCTTGTTGTGCATAACTGGCAAAAAACGTAATGCTCAAAAACGCTGTCACAACTATTATCTTTATTTTTTTCATCCGCTTTAGTAGAACTATTTTAATTTACCCCCACGAGTAGGTATATTAATACTCGTGGAATCTAAATTTTGATTGATTATCTGTTAATATATAAATATCCAGCTCTAGACTTTTGGACTCCACTAGCATTTTCATATTCCAGGACATAATAATATGTTCCAACAGGTAATTCTTCTTTTCCATTTATAGTTTGTCTTCCACTAGAAATTCCTTTGAAAAACCTCACACCTGGTTGCTCATACCCATCCTGTTCAAACACCTTAACGCCCCAACGATTATATATTTGTAACGTGTTTTTAGGAAAATCACTTAGTCCCATGATCCTAAACTCATCATTAACACCATCTCCATTTGGAGACATTCCTGTATATATAATGATCTCTTCTTCTTCAATTACAAATACAGTCTCGTCTTCAAAATCACCATCATTATCTAAATCAATATTGGTATCATTTAATGGGTCATCAGATATATCAGATACATCCAAACCATCTGGATTCTGTCCAGTCACAGTAGCCTGATTAGACACACTACCAGAACGTATATCTTCTTCTGTTAGAATATAAGTTGCCGTAAAACTATCCGTATCTGTTTCTCCTGCAGCTAAATCAATCGGGCCGCCTACTACTTCAACCCCTGGCAATGGGTCATTAAGAATAATATTAGTAATATCTACATTACCTCTGTTTTCTATAGTAAAGGTATATCGTATTTCATCTCCTGCATTAGGTAGATCATCTCCATTTGCATCTACATATGAGGCCGTCTTAGTTAATGCCAGATTAGAAATATCATTTGCAACTGCTACCGTAATAACTACTATAGCATCATCACATACCACAGGGGTAGTAACGCTACACAAGGTATAATTTATAGTATATTCTCCTGGTGTTGTATTTGGCAATACTGTTATTATTCCTGTTATAGGATCCAAGCTAACACCATCTCCAGAATCAGAATCTGTAACTGCCGTTATAACAACATTTGTTCCTAATGTAGCTGGATTACAATCTAACAGATCGTTAGCATCTACAACATTAACAGAACTACCTCCTATACTTCCATTAATAACTACAATATCATTATTAGCAATTGTTACGGTCGGTACAGTTATATCAAAAGTACAAGTGTCACTATTTCCAGAAACGTCACTAAATGTATAAGTCACTGTAGTTGTTCCTACCGGAAATGCATCACCAGGGTTATGTGTACTACTAACAATTAATGGATCTGTACAATTATCGGTCGCAGTAGGTGGTGCCCAGCTAACAACAGCATTACACGTATTAGCAATTGCTGTCTGAACTATATCTGATGGGCAACTGGTAACTACCGGATCTATATTATCTATTACAGTTACAGTTTGTGTACAGGTAGCCGTATTTCCAGAACTATCCGTTACTGTCCAGGTTATGGTCGTATCTCCTAATGGGAAGGTCGCCGGTGCATCACTAACTGTACTAACAACCGAACAATTATCTGAAGTCGTTGGGGTAACAAGAGCAACTCCTGTCGCTACACAACTTGCCGCATCTACATTGACACTCACATCTGCTGGGCACACTATCGTTGGATTGATATTATCGGTTACCGTTACCGTTTGAGTACAGGTAGCTGTATTACCAGAACCATCGGTTACTGTCCAGGTCACTGTCGTATTTCCTAATGGGAAAACTCCCGGTGCATCGTTGGTTACACTGGCTACTGTACAGTTATCTGAAGTGGTAGGTGTACCTAAAGAAACACTACTTGCAGTACATAGACCTGCGTCTACATTAACGCTCACCACATCTGCAGGACATACTATTGTAGGATCGGTAGTATCATCAACAATAACAGTTTGTGTCTGTTGAACTACATTACCATTACCGTCATCATAAGTCCAGGTCACCGTAAAGGTTCCTTGTGTTGTATATGTTAAAGGATCTGTAGTTGTTCCATTTATTGTTACAACTCCTCCACATCCATCTGTAGCTGTTGGGATAGTAGTTATTGTTGCGCTACACTCCCCTACTACATCAGGTAATGGATTAATATCAGGAACCGGAATTCCTGTGTCTTGTACTATTACCGTTTGTGTTTGTTGGCTTGTATTGCCATTTCCATCATCATAAGTCCAGGTCACCGTATATGTTCCAATTACTGTATAATTTGTAGGGTCAGTAGTGGTTGCGGTTATTATTCCTCCACAATTATCTGTCGCTGTTGGAGCTATTGTTGTGGCGCTACACTCACCTATTACATCAGGTAATGGAATAACATTAGCTACCGGAGCTTCATTATCTGTTACCGTTACGGTCTGTGTACACGTTGTTGTATTACCAGAACTATCCGTTACTGTCCAGATGACTGTCGTATCTCCTAATGGGAAAACTCCCGGTGCATCATTAGTTACACTAGCTACAGCACAATTATCTGTAGTAGTAGGTGTACCTAAAGCAACACTACTCGCTGTACATAAACCTGCATCTACATTAACATTTACCGTGGCTGGACAACTGATTGTTGGATCAATATTGTCGGTTACTGTTACGGTTTGGGTACAGGTCGCCGTATTTCCAGAACTATCCGTGACTGTCCAGGTCACTGTGGTATCTCCTATCGGGAAAACTCCCGGTGCATCATTAGTTACACTAGCTACTGCACAATTATCTGAAGTAGTCGGTGTACCTAAAGCAACACTACTCGCAGTACATAAACCAGCGTCTACATTAACGTTTACGGTGGCTGGACATGCAATTACCGGATCAATATTATCAGTTACCGTTACGGTCTGTGTACAGGTCGCTGTATTACCAGAACTATCCGTTACTGTCCAGGTTACTGTGGTATCTCCTAATGGGAAAACTCCTGGTGCATCATTAGTCGCACTAGCTACTGCACAATTATCTGAAGTAGTAGGTGTACCTAAAGCAACACTACTTGCGGTACATAAACCTGCATCTACATTAACATTTACCGTGGCTGGACAACTGATCGTTGGATCAATATTGTCGGTTACTGTTACGGTTTGTGTACAGGTCGCTGTGTTTCCAGAACTATCCGTTACTGTCCAGGTCACTGTCGTATCTCCTATCGGGAAAACTCCCGGTGCATCGTTGGTTGTACTAGCTACTGCACAATTATCTGAAGTAGTCGGTGTACCTAAAGCAACACCACTCGCTGTACATAATCCAGCATCTACATTGACATTTACCGTTGCTGGACAACTGATTGTTGGGTCAATGTTATCGGTTACTGTTACCGTTTGTGTACAGGTCGCTGTATTTCCAGAACTATCCGTTACTGTCCAGGTCACTGTGGTATCTCCTATCGGGAAAACTCCCGGTGCGTCATTGGTTACACTAGCTACTGCACAATTATCTGAAGAGGTAGGTGTACCTAAAGCAACACTACTCGCTGTACATAAACCTGCATCTACATTAACGTTTACGGTGGCTGGACATGCAATTACCGGATCGATATTATCGGTTACCGTTACGGTCTGTGTACAGGTAGCTGTATTTCCTGAACTGTCCGTGACTGTCCAGGTCACTGTGGTATCTCCTAGTGGGAAAACTCCCGGTGCATCATTGGTTACACTAGCTACTGCACAATTATCTGAAGAGGTCGGTGTACCTAAAGCAACACTACTCGCAGTACATAAGCCTGCATCTACATTGACATTTACTGTCGCTGGACATGCAATTACCGGATCGATATTATCGGTTACCGTTACGGTCTGTGTACAGGTAGCTGTATTTCCAGAACTGTCGGTGACTGTCCAGGTGACTGTCGTATCTCCTATCGGGAAAACTCCCGGTGCATCGTTAGTTACACTGGCTATCGTGCAATTATCTGAAGTAGTAGGTGTACCTAAAGCAACACCACTCGCGGTACATAATCCAGCATCTACATTAACGTTTACGGTGGCTGGACAACTGATTGTTGGATCGATATTATCTGTTACCGTTACGGTCTGTGTACACGTTGTTGTATTACCAGAACTATCCGTTACTGTCCAGGTCACTGTGGTATCTCCTATCGGGAAAACTCCCGGTGCGTCATTGGTTACACTAGCTACTGCACAATTATCTGAAGAGGTAGGTGTACCTAAAGCAACACTACTCGCAGTACATAGACCAGCATCTACATTGACATTTACTGTCGCTGGACAACTGATTGTTGGATCGATATTATCGGTTACCGTTACGGTCTGTGTACAGGTAGCTGTATTTCCTGAACTGTCCGTGACTGTCCAGGTCACTGTGGTATCTCCTAGTGGGAAAACTCCCGGTGCATCATTGGTTACACTAGCTACTGCACAATTATCTGAAGAGGTCGGTGTACCTAAAGCAACACTACTCGCAGTACATAAGCCTGCATCTACATTGACATTTACTGTCGCTGGACATGCAATTACCGGATCGATATTATCGGTTACCGTTACGGTCTGTGTACAGGTAGCTGTATTTCCAGAACTGTCGGTGACTGTCCAGGTGACTGTCGTATCTCCTATCGGGAAAACTCCCGGTGCATCGTTAGTTACACTGGCTATCGTGCAATTATCTGAAGTAGTAGGTGTACCTAAAGCAACACCACTCGCGGTACATAATCCAGCATCAACATTGACATTTACTGTGGCTGGACAACTGATTGTTGGATCAATATTGTCTATTACCGTTACGGTTTGCATACAGGTCGCTGTATTTCCAGAACTATCCGTTACTGTCCAGGTCACTGTTGTATCTCCTACCGGAAAAGTGCCCGGAGAATCATTAGTAGTACTTACTACTGTACAATTATCAGAAATTGTTGGGGTAACTAAAGTAACTCCTGTTGCGATACAGCTTCCAGGGTTTACATTTACACTTACATCTGCTGCACATATTATCGTTGGATCAATATTATCTATTACCGTTACTATTTGAGTACAGGTCGCTGTGTTTCCAGAACTATCCGTGACTGTCCAGGTGACTGTCGTATCTCCTAGTGGGAAAACTCCCGGTGCATCGTTGGTTGTACTGGCTACTGCACAATTATCTGAAGTAGTAGGTGTACCTAAAGCAACACTACTCGCTGTACATAAACCTGCATCTACATTGACATTTACTGTCGCTGGACAACTGATTGTTGGATCAATGTTATCGGTTACTGTTACCGTTTGTGTACAGGTCGCTGTATTTCCAGAACTATCTGTTACTGTCCAGGTCACTGTGGTATCTCCTAATGGGAAGGTTGCTGGTGCATCGTTGGTTGTACTGGCTACTGCACAATTATCTGAAGTAGTAGGTGTACCTAAAGCAACACTGCTCGCTGTACATAATCCAGCATCTACATTGACATTTACTGTGGCTGGACAACTGATTGTTGGATCGATATTATCGGTTACTGTTACCGTTTGTGTACAGGTAGCTGTATTTCCAGAACTATCCGTGACTGTCCAGGTCACTGTTGTATCTCCTATCGGGAAAACTCCCGGTGCATCGTTGGTTGTACTGGCTACTGCGCAATTATCTGAAGTAGTAGGTGTACCTAAAGCAACACTGCTCGCTGTACATAAACCTGCATCTACATTAACGCTTACCGTTGCTGGACAACTGATTGTTGGATCGATATTATCGGTTACTGTTACCGTTTGTGTACAGGTAGCTGTATTTCCTGAACTATCCGTTACTGTCCAGGTGACTGTGGTATCTCCTATCGGGAAAACTCCCGGTGCATCGTTGGTTGTACTGGCTACTGCGCAATTATCTGAAGTAGTCGGTGTACCTAAAGCAACACTGCTCGCAGTACATAAACCTGCATCTACATTGACATTTACCGTTGCTGGACAACTGATCGTTGGATCAATGTTATCGGTTACCGTTACCGTTTGTGTACAGGTAGCTGTATTTCCAGAACTATCCGTTACTGTCCAGGTTACTGTGGTATCTCCTAGTGGGAAAACTCCCGGTGCATCATTAGTCGCACTAGCTACTGCACAATTATCTGAAGTAGTCGGTGTACCTAAAGCAACACTACTCGCAGTACATAAGCCAGCGTCTACATTAACGTTTACCGTTGCTGGACAACTGATTGTTGGATCGATATTATCGGTTACCGTTACGGTCTGTGTACAGGTCGCTGTATTACCAGAACTGTCCGTTACGGTCCAGGTGACTGTTGTATCTCCTATCGGGAAAACTCCCGGTGCATCGTTGGTTGTACTGGCTACTGCACAATTATCTGAAGTAGTAGGTGTACCTAAAGCAACACTACTCGCAGTACATAAGCCTGCATCTACATTGACATTTACTGTCGCTGGGCAACTGATTGTTGGATCGATATTGTCGGTTACTGTTACCGTTTGTGTACAGGTCGCTGTATTTCCAGAACTATCCGTTACGGTCCAGGTCACTGTGGTATCTCCTAGTGGGAAAACTCCTGGTGCATCGTTGGTTGTACTGGCTACTGTACAATTATCTGAAGTAGTAGGTGTACCCAAAGCAACACTACTTGCAGTACATAATCCAGCATCTACATTGACATTTACCGTTGCTGGACAACTGATTGTTGGATCGATATTGTCGGTTACTGTTACGGTTTGAGTACAGGTCGCTGTGTTTCCAGAACTATCCGTTACTGTCCAGGTGACTGTCGTATCTCCTATCGGGAAAACTCCCGGTGCATCATTGGTTGTACTGGCTACTGCACAATTATCTGAAGTAGTAGGTGTACCTAAAGCAACACTACTCGCTGTACATAAGCCAGCATCTACATTGACATTTACTGTGGATGGACAACTGATTGTTGGATCAATGTTATCGGTTACGGTTACCGTTTGGTTACAAATGGCTGTATTACCTGAACTATCTGTTACCGTCCAGGTGACTGTTGTATCCCCTATCGGGAAAACTCCCGGTGCATCGTTAGTTACACTGGCTACTGCACAATTATCTGAAGTAGTAGGTGTACCTAAAGCAACACTACTCGCTGTACATAAACCTGCATCTACATTTACATTTACTGTGGATGGACAACTGATTGTTGGATCAATGTTATCGGTTACGGTTACCGTTTGTGTACAGGTCGCTGTATTTCCAGAACTATCCGTTACTGTCCAGGTCACTGTGGTATCTCCTAGTGGGAAAACTCCCGGTGCATCATTAGTTGTACTAGCTACTGCACAATTATCTGAAGTAGTAGGTGTACCTAAAGCAACACTGCTCGCAGTACATAAGCCTGCATCTACATTGACATTTACCGTGGCTGGGCAACTGATCGTTGGATCAATGTTATCGGTTACTGTTACCGTTTGTGTACAAGTTGCTGTGTTTCCAGAA is a window encoding:
- a CDS encoding type IX secretion system membrane protein PorP/SprF, translating into MKKIKIIVVTAFLSITFFASYAQQDAQYTQYMYNTISVNPAYAGSRGVLSIMGLHRSQWVGLDGAPRTQTLTFNTPIGGNERVGLGLSIVNDQIGPTDETYFDIDFSYTIPTSETGKLSLGIKAGGHLLNVDFQKLSQFNTNDALFESNIDNKFSPNVGVGVYYHTNKFYVGLSAPNLLETDHFDESTTTSSSDAVSFLAEERINYYLIAGHVFDLSDDVKFKPAVLSKLVFGAPLQVDISANFLLYDRLTLGAAYRWSAALSGTIGFQISDALMIGFAYDRETTELGQSQFNDGSYEVFLRFELFKKYNRMLTPRFF